Proteins encoded together in one Astyanax mexicanus isolate ESR-SI-001 chromosome 10, AstMex3_surface, whole genome shotgun sequence window:
- the cav1 gene encoding caveolin-1, with protein MTGGLKDGESEEYIHSPFIRKQGNIYKPNNKSMDNDSINEKTMQDVHTKEIDLVNRDPKHLNDHVVKVDFEDVIAEPAGTYSFDGVWKASYTTFTVTKYWFYRLLTALVGIPLALIWGIFFAILSFLHIWAVVPCLKSYLIEIHCVSQVYSICVHTFCDPLFEAVGKCFSSVRITTTKVV; from the exons ATGACTGGAGGACTGAAGGACGGAGAAAGCGAG GAGTACATTCACTCTCCGTTCATCAGAAAGCAAGGGAACATTTACAAACCCAACAACAAAAGCATGGATAACGACAGCATCAACGAGAAGACCATGCAGGACGTCCACACCAAGGAGATAGACCTGGTCAACCGGGATCCAAAGCACTTAAATGATCACGTAGTAAAG GTGGACTTTGAGGATGTGATTGCCGAGCCTGCAGGCACCTACAGCTTTGATGGTGTATGGAAAGCAAGCTACACCACCTTTACGGTCACCAAGTACTGGTTCTACCGGCTCCTGACGGCACTGGTTGGCATCCCACTGGCTCTGATCTGGGGCATCTTCTTCGCCATTCTCTCCTTCCTGCACATCTGGGCCGTGGTGCCGTGCCTGAAGAGCTACCTGATTGAGATCCACTGCGTGAGCCAGGTCTACTCCATTTGTGTGCACACGTTCTGTGACCCATTATTCGAGGCTGTTGGAAAATGCTTCAGCAGTGTGCGCATCACCACCACCAAGGTGGTGTAG